TCATCGCCGTTCCGCCATCCTCCCGGCGGCCGTCCGGGACGGCGAGGAATCGCCCATGAGTTCGCGGACCTTGTCTTCGATGAGCGGCGCCCGCATGAAGGTCTCTCCGATCAACACGGCGTCGATTTCCAGCGCCGTGAGCCGCTCAACGTCCTTCCGGCCCAGAATACCGCTTTCGCTCACCACGATCCGATCATCGGGCACATGGCGCAGCACCCGCTCCGTCGTGGCCAGATCGGTGTCGAACGTCGCGAGATCGCGGTTATTGATCCCGATCAGCGCGGCCGTCTCCACCACCTGCTCCAACTCGGCCTCGTTGTGCACCTCCACCAGCGCCGCCAGCCCCACCTCCCGCGCGAGCTGCGCGTACTCGCGGAGTTGGCCCGGTTCCAACGCCGCCGCGATCAGGAGCACCGCGTCGGCGCCCAGCGCGCGCGCCTCGTAGACCTGAAACTCGTCGATGACGAAATCTTTTTCCAGGATCGGCAGCAACACGGCCTCGCGCACCAACGCCAGATAGGCGAGATCGCCCTGAAAAAACCGGCGGTCGGTCAGCACCGACAGCGCGTGAGCCCCAGCGGTCGCGTAGGTTTTCGCGATCCGCACCGGATCGAAATCGTCCCGGATCAATCCCTTGGACGGCGACGCCTTTTTGATCTCCGCGATCAGCCGAAGCGCCGAGCCCTCCGGACGCGCGAGCGCGGTTTCGAATCCCCGCGCGGGCTCCAGGTCCGCGATCCG
This sequence is a window from Nitrospirota bacterium. Protein-coding genes within it:
- the trpC gene encoding indole-3-glycerol phosphate synthase TrpC, whose product is MSFLSEILRSKRSEVAARKGAIRLAALKARIADLEPARGFETALARPEGSALRLIAEIKKASPSKGLIRDDFDPVRIAKTYATAGAHALSVLTDRRFFQGDLAYLALVREAVLLPILEKDFVIDEFQVYEARALGADAVLLIAAALEPGQLREYAQLAREVGLAALVEVHNEAELEQVVETAALIGINNRDLATFDTDLATTERVLRHVPDDRIVVSESGILGRKDVERLTALEIDAVLIGETFMRAPLIEDKVRELMGDSSPSRTAAGRMAERR